From Nocardioides daedukensis, the proteins below share one genomic window:
- the def gene encoding peptide deformylase → MAVQPIRLFGDPILRSRAVEVSTFDKELRTLVSDLTDTMLEAPGAGLAAPQIGVGLRVFTWNIDGEVGHLVNPTLELSEEQQFGAEGCLSLPELTYDCRRALSVVANGFSMHGEPITISGSELLARAIQHETDHLDGILFIDKLDTEARKHAMKTIRESDWFGLEKPTIKVSPHATNGFGF, encoded by the coding sequence GTGGCAGTCCAGCCCATCCGCCTTTTCGGCGACCCGATCCTGCGCAGCCGCGCGGTGGAGGTCTCCACGTTCGACAAGGAGCTCCGCACCCTTGTCTCCGACCTGACCGACACGATGCTCGAGGCGCCCGGCGCCGGGCTCGCGGCGCCGCAGATCGGGGTCGGCCTCCGGGTCTTCACCTGGAACATCGACGGTGAGGTCGGCCACCTGGTCAACCCCACGCTGGAGCTCTCCGAGGAGCAACAGTTCGGAGCCGAAGGGTGCCTCTCGCTCCCCGAGCTGACCTATGACTGCCGTCGGGCGCTCTCGGTCGTCGCCAACGGATTCTCGATGCACGGTGAGCCGATCACCATCTCCGGATCCGAGCTGCTGGCGCGGGCGATCCAGCACGAGACGGACCACCTCGACGGGATCCTGTTCATCGACAAGCTCGACACCGAGGCCCGCAAGCACGCGATGAAGACAATTCGCGAGTCCGACTGGTTCGGCCTCGAGAAGCCCACGATCAAGGTCTCGCCCCACGCCACGAACGGATTCGGATTCTGA
- the fmt gene encoding methionyl-tRNA formyltransferase: MRLVFAGTPEVAVPSLDAIAASDHELVGVVTRPDAPSGRGRKLVASPVAQRAEELGIPVLKPEHPKDPAFQEQLRALAPDCCPVVAYGALLPQSALDIPEHGWINLHFSLLPAWRGAAPVQHSIWAGDEVTGASTFRIVKALDAGAVFGLMTETIRPTDTAGDLLGRLAEGGAHLLVSTLDGIETGTLEPREQSTDGISIAPKILVEDARIDWTQPAMSIDRQVRACTPGPGAWSLHEGERIKIGPVTIDETHEPLEPGLVSVGKKAVHVGTGTAAVRLGEVKAFGKKQMNAADWARGVRLEPGTRFGDQ; this comes from the coding sequence ATGCGCCTCGTCTTCGCCGGCACCCCTGAGGTCGCCGTGCCGTCCCTGGACGCGATTGCCGCCTCCGACCACGAGCTGGTCGGTGTGGTCACCCGCCCCGACGCCCCGTCCGGTCGAGGCCGCAAGCTCGTCGCGTCCCCGGTGGCGCAGCGCGCCGAGGAGCTCGGCATCCCGGTGCTCAAGCCCGAGCACCCGAAGGACCCTGCCTTCCAGGAGCAGCTGAGGGCGCTGGCACCGGACTGCTGCCCCGTCGTCGCCTATGGCGCACTGCTTCCGCAGTCGGCGCTGGACATCCCCGAGCACGGCTGGATCAATCTGCACTTCTCGCTGCTTCCCGCCTGGCGTGGTGCCGCACCCGTGCAGCACTCGATCTGGGCGGGCGACGAGGTCACCGGCGCCAGCACCTTCCGGATCGTCAAGGCTCTCGACGCCGGCGCGGTCTTCGGCCTGATGACCGAGACGATCCGTCCCACCGACACCGCGGGCGACCTCCTGGGCCGTCTGGCCGAGGGCGGGGCCCACCTCCTGGTGAGCACCCTGGACGGCATCGAGACCGGCACGTTGGAGCCCCGCGAGCAGTCCACCGACGGGATCAGCATCGCCCCCAAGATCCTGGTGGAAGACGCCCGGATCGACTGGACCCAGCCGGCGATGAGCATCGACCGCCAGGTGCGGGCCTGCACGCCGGGCCCGGGAGCCTGGTCGCTGCACGAGGGCGAACGGATCAAGATCGGTCCGGTCACCATCGACGAGACCCACGAACCCCTGGAGCCCGGGCTGGTATCGGTCGGCAAGAAGGCCGTTCACGTCGGCACGGGCACGGCTGCGGTGCGGCTCGGTGAGGTCAAGGCGTTCGGCAAGAAGCAGATGAACGCTGCCGACTGGGCCCGCGGCGTCCGCCTCGAGCCGGGCACCCGGTTCGGTGACCAGTGA
- a CDS encoding RsmB/NOP family class I SAM-dependent RNA methyltransferase, whose product MADPRGRRRRPGGRPAPARAKVDAPRAAAYDVLKAVRVDDAYANLVLPHVLRTAGLTGRDAAFVTELASGTIRRQGTYDAILRACVDRPLAKVEAKVLDALRLGTHQLLAMRVPPHAAISSTVDLVRAKAGQGPAGFTNAVLRKVAEHDHDQWVRRIAPTDPVGFAAIAHAHPVWVVEELRRSLRSVGAADELETLLAADNAAPKVTLVSRPGTSTVEELQAAGAEPTGRSPHALVLDSGDPGAIAAVAEGRAGVQDEGSQLVALALAHVGLEGRDERWLDTCAGPGGKSALLGALAGQRGAHLLASERQEHRAGLVRRATRTSTAGLLGVVVADGTRPAWAPGSFDRVIVDAPCSGLGALRRRPESRWRRSPKDIAELVPLQTELLVNALDSVRPGGVVAYVTCSPVLAETSGVVESVLARRDDTRLIDAEQALLSVPGVALEKVTGPLPGTVQLWPHRHGTDAMFLALLTRS is encoded by the coding sequence ATGGCTGACCCACGTGGCAGGCGTCGTCGCCCGGGCGGTCGCCCCGCGCCGGCTCGCGCCAAGGTCGACGCACCCCGCGCCGCCGCCTACGACGTACTCAAGGCGGTGCGCGTCGACGACGCCTATGCCAACCTCGTCCTTCCGCACGTCCTGCGGACCGCCGGGCTGACCGGGCGTGACGCCGCGTTCGTTACCGAGCTGGCCAGCGGCACGATCCGCCGCCAGGGCACCTACGACGCCATCCTGCGTGCCTGTGTCGATCGCCCGCTGGCCAAGGTCGAGGCCAAGGTGCTCGACGCCCTGAGGCTCGGCACGCACCAGCTGCTCGCGATGCGCGTCCCACCACATGCCGCGATCTCCAGCACGGTCGACCTGGTCCGCGCCAAGGCAGGGCAGGGACCTGCGGGCTTCACCAATGCCGTGCTCCGCAAGGTCGCCGAGCACGACCACGACCAGTGGGTACGCCGGATCGCCCCCACCGACCCGGTCGGGTTCGCCGCCATCGCCCATGCCCATCCGGTGTGGGTCGTGGAGGAACTGCGTCGCTCGCTCCGTTCCGTCGGCGCCGCAGATGAGCTCGAGACGTTGCTGGCGGCGGACAACGCGGCCCCCAAGGTCACCCTGGTGTCCCGACCGGGCACGTCCACGGTGGAGGAGCTGCAGGCCGCTGGCGCCGAACCAACCGGTCGCTCGCCGCATGCTCTGGTTCTCGACTCGGGTGACCCCGGTGCCATCGCCGCGGTGGCCGAGGGACGTGCCGGTGTCCAGGACGAGGGCTCACAGCTCGTGGCCCTGGCGCTGGCCCATGTCGGCCTCGAGGGCCGCGACGAGCGCTGGCTGGACACCTGCGCCGGTCCGGGCGGGAAGTCAGCCCTGCTCGGGGCCCTGGCCGGGCAACGTGGCGCCCACCTGCTCGCCTCCGAGCGCCAGGAACACCGCGCCGGCCTGGTGCGGCGCGCGACCCGAACCAGCACGGCCGGACTTCTCGGCGTCGTGGTTGCCGACGGCACCCGCCCGGCCTGGGCGCCGGGATCCTTCGACCGGGTCATCGTCGACGCCCCGTGCTCCGGGCTCGGGGCACTGCGCCGCCGGCCGGAGTCGCGCTGGCGGCGTTCCCCCAAGGACATCGCCGAGCTGGTCCCACTCCAGACGGAGCTGCTGGTCAACGCCCTCGACTCCGTTCGTCCCGGGGGAGTGGTCGCCTACGTGACCTGCTCACCGGTCCTGGCCGAGACCTCCGGAGTTGTCGAGTCAGTGCTCGCTCGACGTGACGACACCCGTCTCATCGACGCCGAGCAGGCACTGCTCTCGGTGCCCGGGGTCGCCCTCGAGAAGGTGACCGGGCCATTGCCCGGCACTGTCCAGCTGTGGCCGCACCGCCACGGCACCGACGCGATGTTCCTGGCGCTGCTCACGCGCAGCTGA
- the ligD gene encoding non-homologous end-joining DNA ligase — translation MATSKSPSVELEVDDRVVRVSNPDRQYFPPSSTSDTGATKLDLVDYYRAVGPGIVNALFERPCMLHRFPKGLAGDKVHQKRLPKGAPDWVETVQLHFPRWNRTADELCVTELASVIWAVQMSTVEFHPWNSRRPDTEQPDEWRIDLDPGPESDWAQVRRVAAVAHEVLDELGATGFPKTSGGSGLHIYVRIKPDHGFTDVRRAALAFAREVERRAPDDVTTQWWRKDRDPGHLFVDYNQNARDHTIASAYSVRGVPEARVSAPVHWQEIDDIEPNDFTLYSMPRRFEEVGDLHAGIDDAVFDIAPLLDWAEREEAEGEEPPAEPE, via the coding sequence ATGGCCACCTCGAAATCACCGTCCGTCGAGTTGGAGGTCGATGACCGCGTGGTGCGGGTCAGCAACCCCGACCGGCAGTACTTCCCGCCGAGCAGCACCTCGGACACCGGTGCCACCAAGCTCGACCTGGTCGACTACTACCGTGCCGTCGGGCCCGGGATCGTCAACGCGCTGTTCGAACGGCCCTGCATGCTGCACCGCTTCCCGAAGGGGCTGGCAGGGGACAAGGTGCACCAGAAGCGGCTGCCGAAGGGTGCACCGGACTGGGTCGAGACGGTGCAGCTGCACTTCCCGCGCTGGAACCGCACCGCTGACGAGCTCTGCGTCACCGAGCTCGCCAGCGTGATCTGGGCGGTCCAGATGTCCACGGTGGAGTTCCACCCGTGGAACAGTCGCCGACCCGACACCGAGCAACCGGACGAGTGGCGCATCGACCTCGATCCGGGCCCGGAGTCGGACTGGGCACAGGTACGCCGGGTGGCCGCCGTTGCCCACGAGGTCCTCGACGAGCTCGGCGCGACCGGGTTCCCCAAGACGAGCGGCGGATCCGGGCTGCACATCTATGTGCGGATCAAGCCCGACCACGGGTTCACCGACGTACGCCGGGCCGCGCTCGCGTTCGCCCGCGAGGTCGAACGCCGAGCGCCTGACGATGTCACCACGCAGTGGTGGCGCAAGGACCGCGACCCCGGGCACCTCTTCGTGGACTACAACCAGAACGCCCGGGACCACACGATCGCCTCGGCCTACTCAGTGCGCGGGGTGCCGGAGGCCCGGGTCTCCGCGCCGGTGCACTGGCAGGAGATCGACGACATCGAGCCGAACGACTTCACCCTCTACTCGATGCCCCGACGGTTCGAGGAGGTGGGCGACCTCCATGCCGGGATCGATGACGCGGTCTTCGACATCGCTCCACTTCTCGACTGGGCCGAGCGGGAAGAGGCAGAGGGCGAAGAACCACCGGCAGAGCCCGAGTGA
- a CDS encoding cupin domain-containing protein, producing the protein MGTLAESVNVVELATELIADLPNHGAGRAAKSVLHGDLLRAVVMVLAAGREMSDHEAPGPSMIQVLAGEVEFIAGEETSVLSAGDMLPIPAVVHSVRARSDAAFMLTICLT; encoded by the coding sequence ATGGGAACACTTGCCGAATCTGTCAATGTCGTTGAGCTGGCCACCGAGCTGATCGCCGACCTCCCCAATCACGGAGCCGGTCGAGCCGCGAAGTCGGTCCTGCACGGGGACCTGCTGCGCGCCGTGGTGATGGTGCTGGCGGCCGGTCGGGAGATGTCCGACCACGAGGCTCCGGGACCCTCGATGATCCAGGTCCTCGCGGGCGAGGTGGAGTTCATCGCGGGCGAGGAGACCTCCGTGCTCTCTGCTGGCGACATGCTGCCGATCCCGGCTGTGGTGCACTCCGTGCGTGCTCGGAGTGACGCGGCCTTCATGCTCACCATCTGCCTGACCTAG
- the rpe gene encoding ribulose-phosphate 3-epimerase: MGIQITPSVLNADLADLTNEVNRIKGADWVHIDVMDNHFVPNLTLGLPVVESLAKSTPLPMDAHLMIQDPDRWAPAYAEAGCGSVTFHVEAAAAPVRLAREIRAQGARASMALKPATPIEPYEDLLAELDMILIMTVEPGFGGQKFLDLCLPKIRRARALMERHGLETWLQVDGGVSLETIERCAEAGADVFVAGSAVYSAEDPDAMVAELRARAEGVAHPTAG; this comes from the coding sequence GTGGGAATCCAGATCACGCCGTCAGTGCTGAACGCAGACCTCGCCGACCTCACCAACGAGGTGAACCGGATCAAGGGCGCCGACTGGGTCCACATCGATGTGATGGACAACCACTTCGTGCCGAACCTGACCCTGGGCCTGCCCGTGGTGGAGTCGCTGGCCAAGTCGACACCGCTGCCGATGGACGCGCACCTGATGATCCAGGACCCGGATCGCTGGGCGCCGGCCTATGCCGAGGCAGGTTGCGGATCGGTCACCTTCCACGTCGAGGCGGCGGCCGCTCCGGTCCGGCTCGCCCGCGAGATCCGTGCCCAGGGGGCCCGGGCCAGCATGGCCCTCAAGCCGGCGACCCCGATCGAGCCCTACGAGGACCTCCTCGCCGAGCTCGACATGATCCTGATCATGACCGTCGAGCCGGGCTTCGGCGGCCAGAAGTTCCTCGACCTGTGCCTGCCCAAGATCCGCAGGGCCCGTGCCCTGATGGAGCGTCACGGCCTGGAGACCTGGTTGCAGGTCGACGGGGGCGTCTCGCTCGAGACGATCGAGCGCTGCGCAGAGGCCGGCGCCGACGTGTTCGTCGCCGGCTCGGCCGTCTACTCGGCCGAGGACCCGGACGCCATGGTCGCCGAGCTGCGTGCCCGGGCCGAGGGCGTTGCCCACCCCACGGCAGGTTGA
- the ribD gene encoding bifunctional diaminohydroxyphosphoribosylaminopyrimidine deaminase/5-amino-6-(5-phosphoribosylamino)uracil reductase RibD translates to MAQAATATPAEDRAMLRALEIAATGGVPLGPNPRVGCVLLADDGTEVAEGFHRGAGTPHAEAAALAQAGDAARGATAVVTLEPCNHTGRTGPCAEALIRAGVRRVVFAQTDPNPVARGGAGTLLAAGIEVVDGLREAESRALNRAWTFALEYGRPYVTWKFATSLDGRSAAADGTSRWVSSIPSRQDTHRLRGECDVMLVGTNTVEVDDPELTVRDAVDEPAAHQPLRVVMGARDLDPGRRIFNDRAETLHLRTRDPHQALAELHGLGRRHVFLEGGPTLAAAFLQAGLVDEVVTYVAPLLLGAGRSAVGDLGIDTITDALHLAVSDVTVLGTGAETNVRLTMTPATPVVDQPWAREQPRPDKEQ, encoded by the coding sequence ATGGCACAGGCAGCAACTGCCACGCCTGCCGAGGATCGCGCGATGCTGCGGGCCCTCGAGATCGCAGCCACCGGCGGCGTACCCCTCGGTCCCAACCCACGTGTCGGCTGCGTCCTTCTGGCCGACGACGGCACCGAGGTCGCCGAAGGATTCCACCGCGGCGCCGGTACGCCGCACGCCGAGGCTGCCGCGCTGGCCCAGGCCGGCGACGCGGCCCGGGGGGCCACCGCAGTGGTCACCCTGGAGCCGTGCAACCACACCGGACGAACCGGACCCTGCGCCGAGGCGCTGATCCGGGCCGGCGTACGCCGCGTCGTCTTCGCGCAGACCGATCCCAACCCGGTGGCACGCGGGGGAGCCGGGACGTTGCTCGCCGCCGGCATCGAGGTCGTCGACGGACTCCGTGAGGCCGAGTCCCGCGCGCTGAATCGGGCGTGGACCTTTGCGCTCGAGTACGGTCGGCCCTACGTGACCTGGAAGTTCGCCACCTCGCTGGACGGACGCAGCGCAGCCGCGGACGGCACGAGTCGCTGGGTCTCCTCGATCCCTTCGCGCCAGGACACCCACCGGCTCCGCGGCGAGTGCGACGTGATGCTGGTGGGCACCAACACCGTCGAGGTGGATGACCCCGAGCTCACCGTCCGCGACGCGGTCGACGAACCGGCAGCGCACCAACCGCTTCGGGTGGTGATGGGCGCTCGCGACCTGGACCCGGGTCGGCGGATCTTCAACGACCGCGCCGAGACCCTGCACCTGCGCACCCGCGACCCCCACCAGGCACTGGCCGAGCTGCACGGGCTCGGCCGCCGCCATGTCTTCCTCGAGGGCGGGCCGACGCTCGCCGCCGCGTTCCTGCAGGCAGGCCTGGTCGACGAGGTCGTCACCTATGTCGCGCCCCTCCTGCTCGGCGCCGGCCGCAGCGCGGTGGGAGACCTCGGAATCGACACGATCACCGACGCGTTGCACCTCGCAGTCAGCGACGTCACCGTCCTCGGCACGGGTGCCGAGACCAATGTCCGCCTCACGATGACCCCTGCCACACCGGTCGTCGACCAGCCATGGGCGCGCGAGCAGCCCCGCCCAGACAAGGAGCAGTGA
- a CDS encoding riboflavin synthase, giving the protein MFTGIVEELGTVERIVEQGDAIRLTIRADVVLEGTGLGDSIAVNGCCLTVADQADGIWTADVMQETLDKTSLHGVAPGDKVNLERAVTVEKRLGGHIVQGHVDGVGTVLARTASEHWELVEIALPEGLGRYLVDKGSITVDGISLTVVEAKDRSFTISLIPETLARTTLGFRAVGDRVNLEADVIAKHVEKLLVSGYATAAGTQQEVISHEGDRA; this is encoded by the coding sequence ATGTTCACCGGAATCGTCGAGGAGCTCGGCACCGTCGAACGGATCGTGGAGCAGGGTGATGCCATCCGGCTCACCATCCGCGCAGACGTGGTGCTCGAGGGCACCGGCCTGGGTGACTCCATCGCCGTGAACGGCTGCTGCCTGACCGTCGCCGACCAGGCCGACGGGATCTGGACGGCGGACGTCATGCAGGAGACCTTGGACAAGACCTCGCTGCACGGCGTGGCGCCGGGGGACAAGGTGAACCTCGAGCGCGCCGTCACCGTCGAGAAGCGGCTGGGCGGGCACATCGTCCAAGGTCATGTGGACGGCGTGGGCACGGTCCTGGCGCGCACCGCCAGCGAGCACTGGGAGCTCGTCGAGATCGCGCTGCCCGAGGGTCTGGGCCGCTACCTGGTCGACAAGGGCTCGATCACCGTGGACGGCATCTCGTTGACCGTCGTCGAGGCCAAGGACCGTTCTTTCACCATCAGCCTGATCCCCGAGACCCTGGCCCGCACCACCCTCGGCTTCCGTGCCGTCGGTGACCGGGTCAACCTCGAGGCCGATGTGATCGCCAAGCACGTGGAGAAGTTGCTGGTCAGTGGCTATGCCACCGCCGCCGGCACCCAGCAGGAAGTCATCAGCCATGAAGGAGACAGGGCATGA